A stretch of the Thalassotalea euphylliae genome encodes the following:
- a CDS encoding symmetrical bis(5'-nucleosyl)-tetraphosphatase — MALYLVGDIQGCFDELDALLIKAKFNPKQDQLWLAGDLVARGRQSLETLEFVKSLGASANFVLGNHDLHLLAIAAGLKNAKSSDHLSPLLNAPNFSSLCDWLAQHPLLLELPNQDGFMSHAGLAPQWSIKQAVKNAAFAHKKIAGKKREKWLSIMYGEQPNDWHLVTNKEERFRYTVNAFTRMRYCYADGTLDFACKEQPRKAPNGLKPWFELAKLKNKAWIFGHWAALMGDCPYKNIYALDTGCVWGNYLTMLRWHDRKQFTQQRLS, encoded by the coding sequence ATGGCGTTATATTTAGTTGGCGATATTCAAGGCTGCTTTGATGAGCTAGATGCCTTGTTAATAAAAGCAAAATTTAACCCAAAGCAAGATCAACTGTGGCTTGCTGGCGACTTAGTGGCGCGCGGAAGGCAATCACTAGAAACGCTAGAATTTGTCAAATCGCTAGGCGCTAGTGCTAATTTCGTATTAGGCAATCATGATCTGCATTTACTTGCCATTGCCGCTGGACTAAAAAACGCAAAATCCTCTGATCATCTATCACCGCTGTTAAATGCTCCTAATTTTTCATCCTTGTGTGACTGGCTCGCTCAACATCCATTGTTACTAGAGTTGCCGAACCAAGACGGCTTTATGTCTCACGCTGGTTTAGCGCCGCAATGGTCCATCAAACAAGCGGTTAAGAACGCAGCGTTTGCGCATAAGAAAATTGCAGGGAAGAAACGTGAAAAGTGGTTGTCTATCATGTACGGCGAACAGCCGAACGATTGGCACTTAGTCACTAATAAGGAAGAGCGCTTTCGTTATACCGTAAATGCCTTCACCCGCATGCGTTACTGCTATGCTGATGGCACCTTAGACTTTGCCTGCAAAGAACAACCACGAAAAGCTCCTAATGGACTAAAGCCTTGGTTCGAACTCGCTAAGCTAAAAAATAAAGCTTGGATATTTGGCCACTGGGCCGCGTTAATGGGCGATTGCCCGTATAAAAATATTTACGCTTTAGATACTGGCTGTGTTTGGGGAAACTACTTGACCATGCTCCGCTGGCACGACAGAAAACAATTCACCCAACAAAGGCTTAGCTAG
- the surA gene encoding peptidylprolyl isomerase SurA yields MKKTLTAITLVSSMMLSLLSSAKAEVVELDKVAAIVNSGVVLESEVKDLLDNIKGNAERNNQALPSDRALRTQVMDKLINDSLMLQMGERMGVQISDAQLDETINNMARENKLTLSQFREALVAEGVNYEKYRENIRTELISGEVRRANVRRRVYISPQEVANLLDEMKAQTNQDIEYNLGHILIEFPPEPNQQDMNDAKTRADKVIELLNNGSDFAKIAIASSGDANALEGGELGYRNINELPTLFSELVDGKAKGEIFGPIRTGLGFSIVKIIDIRGRQTVEIEEVQARHILIKPSIILSEAKAEETLQGFLDQINAGEADFADLAKEHSEGPTSVRGGDLGWADPKSYDPAFRDALARLSIDEYHKPFRSSFGWHLVQLTGRRMLDATDQMNENRAYQLLFNRKFGTESARWIKETRDEAYIEIFEQETN; encoded by the coding sequence ATGAAGAAAACGTTAACCGCAATCACCTTAGTATCTTCAATGATGCTAAGTCTGCTGAGCAGCGCTAAGGCTGAAGTTGTAGAGCTTGACAAAGTCGCTGCCATCGTCAATTCAGGCGTGGTATTGGAATCAGAAGTCAAAGACTTACTAGACAATATTAAAGGCAACGCCGAGCGCAATAACCAAGCCTTGCCTTCAGATCGTGCATTACGCACTCAGGTAATGGATAAATTAATCAACGACAGCCTAATGCTGCAAATGGGCGAGCGTATGGGTGTACAAATTAGCGACGCCCAGTTAGACGAAACCATCAACAACATGGCACGTGAGAACAAGCTGACTTTAAGCCAGTTCCGCGAAGCATTAGTTGCTGAAGGGGTTAACTATGAAAAATACCGCGAGAACATCCGTACTGAGCTAATTTCTGGCGAAGTCCGCCGCGCTAATGTGCGTCGCCGCGTTTATATTTCGCCGCAAGAAGTTGCGAATTTGCTTGATGAAATGAAAGCACAAACCAACCAAGACATTGAATATAACCTTGGTCATATCTTAATTGAGTTCCCACCAGAGCCTAACCAACAAGATATGAATGACGCTAAAACTCGCGCTGATAAAGTCATTGAATTGCTGAATAACGGCTCTGACTTTGCCAAAATCGCGATTGCTTCATCAGGTGATGCCAACGCCCTTGAAGGTGGTGAACTGGGCTACCGCAATATTAATGAATTACCCACCTTGTTTTCAGAGCTTGTTGATGGCAAAGCGAAAGGTGAAATTTTTGGCCCAATCCGCACAGGCTTAGGTTTCAGCATTGTGAAAATTATAGATATTCGCGGCCGCCAAACCGTTGAAATTGAAGAAGTACAAGCACGCCATATTCTGATCAAGCCATCAATTATCTTAAGTGAAGCAAAAGCAGAAGAAACGCTGCAAGGTTTCCTTGATCAAATCAATGCTGGAGAAGCTGATTTTGCCGATTTAGCTAAAGAGCACTCTGAAGGTCCAACGTCAGTTCGCGGTGGTGATTTAGGATGGGCAGATCCTAAGTCTTACGACCCTGCGTTTCGAGATGCCCTAGCCCGCCTATCTATCGATGAATACCACAAACCATTCCGCTCTTCATTTGGCTGGCACTTAGTGCAACTTACAGGTCGCCGTATGCTAGATGCTACCGATCAAATGAACGAAAACCGAGCTTACCAATTACTGTTCAACCGTAAATTTGGTACGGAAAGCGCTCGCTGGATCAAAGAAACACGCGACGAAGCTTATATCGAGATTTTCGAACAGGAAACAAACTAA
- the apaG gene encoding Co2+/Mg2+ efflux protein ApaG: protein MNNPSPYTAVTDDVSVSVVSQYLPNQSDADKQQYVFSYTISIENLRSTPVQLLSRRWLITDADGERSEVEGEGVVGQQPTIAPGQTYTYTSGSVFNTPVGTMQGQYQMIAPNQQQFWIDIPVFRLALPNILN, encoded by the coding sequence ATGAATAATCCTTCGCCATACACAGCGGTTACTGATGATGTGTCAGTATCCGTTGTTAGCCAGTACCTTCCCAATCAATCTGATGCCGACAAGCAACAGTATGTGTTTAGTTATACTATTAGCATAGAGAATTTACGCAGTACGCCAGTGCAACTGCTCAGCAGGCGCTGGTTGATCACCGATGCAGACGGCGAGCGTTCGGAAGTTGAAGGCGAAGGCGTTGTTGGTCAGCAGCCAACAATAGCTCCTGGGCAAACCTATACCTACACTAGTGGTTCGGTGTTTAACACACCTGTTGGAACAATGCAGGGACAATACCAAATGATTGCGCCGAATCAGCAACAATTTTGGATTGATATTCCTGTGTTTCGCCTCGCATTACCTAATATTCTCAATTAA
- the pdxA gene encoding 4-hydroxythreonine-4-phosphate dehydrogenase PdxA: MVKRIAITPGEPAGIGPDLAVAIAQQNWPVQLVVVGCRKAMTERAQQLGLPLSLTDYDSNAQPQPQKAGTLVIKDIPTAAEVVPGELNPSNGAYVVETLRVASEINISGEFDAVVTGPVHKGLINQAGIAFSGHTEYFAHQANCSDVVMMLATPGLRVALVTTHIPLAYVSKAITPERLQKVTRILDHDLREKFGIEQPKIYACGINPHAGEDGHLGREEIEVMNPAFAELREEGINVIGPLPADTIFQEKYLQDADAILSMYHDQGLPVLKYKGFGSSVNITLGLPFVRTSVDHGTALELAGTSQADTGSMIEAIQTAIDLAENHS; encoded by the coding sequence ATGGTCAAACGCATTGCTATCACGCCGGGTGAACCGGCAGGGATTGGTCCAGATCTGGCTGTTGCGATTGCCCAGCAAAATTGGCCAGTGCAACTCGTTGTTGTTGGCTGTCGTAAAGCCATGACCGAGCGCGCTCAGCAGCTTGGCTTGCCACTTTCACTCACAGATTACGATAGCAATGCTCAGCCTCAGCCACAAAAAGCAGGCACTCTAGTTATCAAGGATATTCCAACAGCAGCCGAGGTTGTGCCGGGAGAATTGAACCCAAGTAATGGTGCTTACGTTGTTGAAACACTTCGTGTTGCCAGTGAAATCAATATCTCTGGTGAGTTTGACGCAGTGGTTACAGGCCCGGTACACAAAGGGCTAATCAACCAAGCTGGTATTGCCTTTAGTGGCCATACGGAATACTTTGCTCATCAAGCAAATTGTTCAGATGTGGTGATGATGTTAGCAACACCTGGCTTACGTGTGGCTTTGGTGACCACTCATATTCCACTCGCTTATGTGTCAAAAGCCATCACCCCTGAACGTTTGCAAAAAGTCACCCGTATTCTCGATCACGACCTGCGTGAAAAGTTTGGCATTGAGCAACCAAAGATTTACGCCTGTGGCATTAATCCACATGCTGGTGAAGACGGCCATTTAGGCCGCGAAGAAATTGAAGTGATGAACCCAGCCTTTGCTGAGCTCCGCGAAGAAGGCATTAACGTGATTGGTCCACTGCCAGCCGATACCATTTTCCAAGAGAAATATTTGCAAGATGCTGATGCAATTTTAAGTATGTATCACGATCAAGGCTTGCCAGTGCTAAAATATAAAGGGTTTGGTTCATCAGTAAACATCACCCTTGGTTTACCTTTTGTACGCACCTCAGTAGACCATGGCACTGCACTTGAGTTAGCAGGCACAAGCCAAGCCGATACTGGCAGTATGATTGAAGCCATCCAAACGGCGATTGATTTAGCCGAAAATCACTCATAA
- the rsmA gene encoding 16S rRNA (adenine(1518)-N(6)/adenine(1519)-N(6))-dimethyltransferase RsmA, translating to MSKNTHLGHQAKKRFGQNFLHNDAIISRIVDAINPEPGENLIEIGPGLGALTEPVVERAGKLSVVELDRDLAERLRHHPFLAEHLTIHEIDALKFDFAQLATDEKPLRVFGNLPYNISTPLIFHLLSFKADIQDMHFMLQKEVVDRMAAQPDSKAYGRLSIMTQYQCQVESVMEIGPEAFQPPPKVDSAIVRLIPRREIKNEVACLTTLNSVCVTAFNQRRKTIRNSFKKLVTAEELESLGLTPTLRPENLTIDNYISLANYIHANKSSSDSLAE from the coding sequence ATGAGTAAGAATACCCATTTAGGCCATCAGGCGAAAAAGCGTTTTGGTCAAAACTTCCTGCATAACGATGCCATCATTAGTCGCATTGTTGATGCCATTAACCCAGAGCCAGGTGAGAACCTAATTGAAATTGGCCCAGGCTTAGGTGCCTTAACAGAACCTGTTGTAGAACGTGCAGGCAAGCTTTCTGTTGTTGAACTTGATCGCGACTTAGCGGAGCGCTTGCGTCATCATCCATTTTTGGCAGAACATTTAACGATTCATGAGATTGACGCGCTAAAGTTTGATTTTGCCCAACTTGCGACAGACGAAAAACCGCTACGGGTATTTGGTAACCTACCCTATAATATTTCAACGCCACTGATATTCCATTTGCTTAGCTTTAAAGCGGATATCCAAGATATGCACTTTATGCTGCAAAAAGAAGTGGTTGACCGCATGGCAGCGCAACCTGACTCAAAGGCTTATGGTCGTTTGTCAATTATGACGCAGTACCAATGTCAGGTTGAATCCGTAATGGAAATTGGTCCGGAAGCGTTTCAGCCGCCACCCAAAGTAGATTCTGCAATTGTGCGTTTGATCCCTCGTCGTGAAATCAAAAATGAAGTCGCCTGTTTAACCACCCTAAATAGTGTCTGTGTCACAGCATTTAATCAACGTCGTAAAACGATTCGCAATAGCTTTAAAAAGCTAGTAACAGCTGAAGAGTTAGAGTCACTTGGGCTAACACCAACATTGCGACCAGAAAATTTAACAATTGATAACTACATCAGCTTAGCTAATTATATTCATGCCAATAAATCGAGCAGTGATTCTTTAGCCGAATAA